The Methanoregula boonei 6A8 genome has a window encoding:
- a CDS encoding ATP-binding protein, translated as MPPPRPRPFTIALSGKGGTGKTTISSLLVRSFIEAGESPVLAVDADPNANFHEALGVEVRETLGSMREEAFSRNIPPGMNRHDYVRFRFRQALVEANGFDLVAMGRPEGTGCYCFANDLLSECMQQLERDYKFLVIDTEAGMEHISRGTIGTPDVLLIVSDPGARGLRTITRIREIATQLGLEPEKIHVVFNRYKAGAAPVDIGNEKPIAIIPEDPAVEAADLAATPVSQIPEGSPARQAVRELAGKMIKMAREKVGE; from the coding sequence ATGCCACCACCACGACCACGCCCGTTTACGATTGCGCTCTCCGGAAAAGGAGGGACGGGGAAGACAACGATCAGTTCCCTTCTGGTCCGCTCGTTCATCGAAGCCGGCGAAAGCCCGGTCCTTGCGGTTGACGCAGATCCCAATGCGAACTTCCATGAAGCGCTGGGGGTTGAAGTGCGCGAAACGCTCGGCAGCATGCGGGAAGAAGCGTTCTCCCGGAACATTCCCCCGGGTATGAACCGGCATGACTACGTGAGGTTCCGGTTCCGGCAGGCACTCGTCGAGGCGAACGGGTTCGATCTCGTGGCCATGGGCCGGCCCGAAGGCACCGGCTGCTACTGTTTTGCAAACGATCTCCTCTCGGAATGCATGCAGCAGCTGGAGCGGGACTACAAGTTCCTCGTGATCGATACCGAGGCCGGCATGGAGCACATCAGCCGGGGCACGATCGGAACACCGGACGTGCTCCTGATCGTAAGCGATCCCGGCGCCCGGGGCCTGCGGACCATTACCCGGATCCGGGAGATCGCCACCCAGCTGGGCCTTGAACCGGAGAAGATCCACGTGGTCTTCAACCGGTACAAGGCCGGTGCCGCACCGGTGGATATAGGGAATGAAAAACCGATCGCCATAATCCCCGAAGACCCGGCTGTTGAGGCCGCGGATCTCGCAGCGACACCGGTGTCACAGATCCCGGAGGGAAGTCCGGCCCGACAGGCGGTGAGGGAGCTGGCGGGGAAGATGATAAAGATGGCACGGGAGAAGGTGGGGGAGTAA
- a CDS encoding winged helix-turn-helix transcriptional regulator: protein MKNATKVLLFFLLFSFIIAVASGGYTVTPYVTPYSLSTGPYDASGADAHVSFFQLPLWIQISCITGAVLAFLALFKCIPLVLGRVEELLDNKNRRAILDYVGSHPGCTITDISQNTGLNRGTVKYHLFLLLREQKIVRKNDGNKMYHFKNGGASPERKQEYGYIRNPRKREILMAILNEPGISNATLAERLHLDKSSVHRHLHQFLEEKMIESHWDGKNVGYTVTPEVAKMLAEFSE, encoded by the coding sequence ATGAAAAATGCAACAAAGGTACTTCTCTTTTTTTTGCTTTTTTCTTTTATCATTGCCGTTGCGAGCGGAGGATATACGGTTACACCCTATGTCACGCCATACTCGCTTTCGACCGGCCCCTATGACGCATCTGGTGCAGATGCACATGTATCCTTTTTCCAGCTGCCTCTCTGGATACAGATCAGCTGTATTACCGGTGCGGTACTCGCTTTTCTTGCCCTTTTCAAATGTATCCCTCTGGTCCTTGGCAGGGTCGAAGAGCTGCTGGACAACAAAAACCGGCGCGCTATCCTTGATTATGTCGGCAGCCATCCCGGCTGTACTATCACAGACATTTCACAAAACACAGGTCTCAACCGCGGGACGGTCAAATACCATCTCTTCCTCCTGCTCCGGGAACAAAAAATTGTCCGGAAAAACGATGGTAACAAGATGTACCATTTCAAAAACGGCGGAGCAAGTCCCGAGAGAAAACAGGAATATGGGTATATCCGGAATCCCCGGAAACGGGAGATCCTCATGGCAATCCTCAACGAGCCTGGCATCAGCAACGCCACTCTAGCAGAACGCCTGCATCTCGACAAAAGCTCCGTTCACCGGCACCTGCACCAGTTCCTTGAAGAAAAGATGATCGAAAGCCACTGGGACGGGAAAAATGTGGGCTACACCGTTACACCGGAAGTGGCGAAAATGCTTGCGGAGTTTTCTGAATAA
- a CDS encoding uroporphyrinogen decarboxylase/cobalamine-independent methonine synthase family protein — protein MSKMIPSPNSRATGIGALPHTDPVLACDDVLEIFAEFPYAPTLPDRGLLEGIVFNDSAQLPGQVIREGRLLYDSTRDNSADMEKVYLDFVEENFAPYGLDATHASAFIEMLGRPLAGARVLKCQVTGPVTFGMQVVDADKRPIYYDAQIADVLAKMIALKARWCENEMQARTGIKETLVVLNEPYLASLGSSVVPLDRASIKSGWEDIATLVKGGLGVHCCSNTDWSFVIGLDPSLISLDAYTTATEFMLYAEAVAAYMERGGVVAWGIVPAEYKLFATETVDSLYAKYSAIRSQMTKKIPAELFDAQSMITPSCGIRFADRNGAREIQQAAAEISRRIRAEAKLS, from the coding sequence ATGTCAAAGATGATCCCATCCCCAAACTCCCGCGCCACCGGTATCGGTGCACTCCCGCATACCGATCCGGTACTTGCATGCGATGATGTCCTTGAGATCTTCGCGGAGTTCCCGTACGCCCCGACACTGCCCGACCGCGGGCTCCTTGAGGGGATTGTCTTTAACGACTCGGCCCAGCTCCCGGGGCAGGTGATCCGCGAGGGGCGGCTGCTCTACGACAGCACCCGGGACAATTCCGCAGACATGGAGAAGGTGTACCTGGACTTTGTCGAAGAGAATTTTGCGCCCTACGGCCTTGATGCCACCCATGCATCCGCATTTATCGAGATGCTGGGCCGGCCGCTTGCCGGCGCCCGGGTGCTCAAGTGCCAGGTGACGGGCCCAGTCACGTTCGGGATGCAGGTTGTTGATGCCGATAAACGGCCGATCTATTATGATGCCCAGATCGCCGATGTCCTCGCGAAGATGATCGCGCTCAAGGCCCGTTGGTGCGAAAACGAGATGCAGGCAAGGACCGGGATAAAAGAAACGCTGGTTGTCTTAAACGAGCCTTACCTTGCCTCACTTGGCTCATCAGTCGTGCCGCTCGACCGGGCGAGCATAAAATCCGGCTGGGAGGACATCGCAACGCTGGTCAAAGGCGGCCTTGGCGTTCACTGCTGCTCGAATACCGACTGGAGTTTTGTTATCGGTCTTGATCCTTCCCTGATCTCCCTTGATGCCTATACTACCGCAACAGAATTCATGCTCTATGCAGAGGCTGTTGCCGCATACATGGAACGGGGAGGCGTTGTTGCATGGGGCATTGTCCCTGCCGAGTACAAACTCTTTGCCACAGAGACCGTGGATTCGCTCTATGCGAAGTACTCCGCAATACGCTCCCAGATGACAAAGAAAATCCCGGCGGAGCTCTTTGATGCCCAATCGATGATCACGCCGAGCTGCGGGATCCGGTTTGCAGACCGGAACGGGGCCCGTGAAATCCAGCAGGCAGCAGCCGAAATTTCCCGGAGAATCCGGGCAGAAGCAAAGTTATCCTAA
- a CDS encoding zinc ribbon domain-containing protein has translation MKYCPECGKSLASETARFCENCGAKLSNATPSDQPIVVITPEEKNPVLAAVCSLFVPGFGQVYDGKMARGFAIFIGTVIGLICLIVPGIIIWLFGVYDAYSLAKKMNNNEIPFIPTKTAHLIIYIVLVVIISVIVFAILALIALATFASHETALTPSAIPTMTLPPFFTP, from the coding sequence ATGAAATACTGCCCCGAATGTGGCAAATCTCTTGCGAGCGAAACCGCAAGGTTTTGTGAAAACTGCGGTGCAAAACTTAGCAACGCTACCCCCTCCGATCAACCGATAGTAGTCATAACTCCAGAAGAGAAGAATCCTGTCTTAGCAGCAGTTTGTTCATTATTTGTCCCAGGATTCGGGCAAGTGTATGACGGGAAAATGGCGAGAGGATTTGCCATCTTTATTGGAACAGTAATAGGTCTTATTTGCTTAATTGTGCCGGGAATTATTATCTGGCTTTTCGGAGTATACGATGCTTATTCCCTTGCTAAAAAGATGAACAACAACGAGATCCCCTTCATCCCCACAAAAACTGCGCATTTGATCATCTACATTGTTTTAGTAGTAATTATCTCTGTGATTGTTTTTGCCATTTTAGCATTAATTGCCTTGGCAACATTTGCATCACATGAAACCGCACTAACTCCTTCAGCCATTCCAACTATGACTCTCCCACCCTTTTTCACACCGTAA
- a CDS encoding ASKHA domain-containing protein, with translation MRTVTFLPSYRKIDAPRGTTILDAAQKAGINMNVVCGGIGKCGKCVVIVQSGKAEFDRAKYGRFFTEEELKKGTCLACVTTIQGDLQVVIPESTLIQEQKILIDGMDAPIEFHPSVKKYYVELQQPTLADPSPDLSRLLWGIQKKGGPVAEKMYAPLEVMREIPALLRHSDWKVTGTVALVPGGYRLIDLQENDTSQRLYGAAVDLGSTTVVAYLWDLISGKAAGVASNYNRQISCGEDILARVNYAQKNGIEKLQTLAVESINSALTAAANGAGIDREDIYEVVVAGNTVMTHMLLGIDPAYIIKEPYVPVVQRALSVAAARIGITCNDNCGLFAFPAVSDFIGGDIIADILACRMSEREEISLLVDIGTNFEVVLGNSEWMFSCAGAAGPALEGGEVLYGMRANPGAIEKISIDPATLEPTYATINRIKPKGITGSGLIDIIAELLSVGVIDRTGRINTGITNPRIRSGSHYPEYVVAWAGETDIGKDIVITENDIKNLIMSKASIHAACVTLMKEAGVTRLDIDTIYFAGAFGNYINKKNATIAGLIPEIDLERIKNIGNGAVAGANMALINRRQRKLLDGIAGKIAYIELNAEPSFMDEYTSSAFLPHTDLSLFPRVQALLDSLREKKEAT, from the coding sequence ATGCGCACAGTCACCTTCCTTCCCAGTTACCGCAAGATCGACGCCCCCCGCGGGACAACCATCCTCGATGCTGCGCAGAAAGCCGGGATCAACATGAACGTGGTCTGCGGCGGGATCGGTAAATGCGGGAAATGCGTGGTCATTGTCCAGTCCGGCAAGGCCGAGTTTGACCGGGCAAAATACGGGCGGTTCTTTACCGAGGAAGAGTTAAAAAAAGGCACCTGCCTTGCCTGCGTTACCACGATCCAGGGAGATCTCCAGGTAGTTATCCCGGAAAGTACGCTCATCCAGGAGCAGAAGATCCTCATTGACGGAATGGATGCTCCAATCGAGTTCCATCCGTCCGTAAAAAAATATTACGTGGAGCTCCAGCAGCCGACCCTTGCCGATCCGTCCCCGGACCTTTCCCGCCTGCTCTGGGGGATCCAGAAAAAAGGCGGACCGGTTGCAGAAAAGATGTACGCACCCCTTGAGGTGATGCGTGAGATCCCTGCCCTGCTCCGTCACAGCGACTGGAAAGTGACCGGGACCGTTGCCCTTGTTCCCGGGGGTTACCGGCTTATCGATCTCCAGGAGAACGATACCTCACAACGGCTCTACGGGGCAGCAGTCGATCTTGGCTCTACTACGGTCGTTGCCTACCTCTGGGACCTGATCTCGGGAAAGGCGGCCGGGGTTGCCTCGAACTATAACCGCCAGATCAGTTGCGGGGAAGATATCCTTGCCCGGGTCAATTATGCCCAGAAAAACGGGATTGAAAAACTCCAGACACTTGCCGTAGAAAGCATCAACTCGGCGCTTACTGCCGCGGCCAATGGCGCAGGGATCGACCGCGAGGATATCTACGAAGTCGTAGTTGCGGGAAATACCGTGATGACCCATATGCTCCTTGGCATTGACCCGGCCTATATCATCAAGGAACCCTATGTTCCCGTGGTGCAACGTGCGCTCTCGGTTGCGGCGGCGCGGATTGGGATCACCTGCAATGACAACTGCGGGCTCTTTGCCTTCCCTGCCGTCAGCGATTTCATTGGTGGAGATATCATTGCCGACATCCTTGCCTGCCGGATGAGCGAGAGGGAGGAGATCTCGCTCCTTGTGGATATTGGGACAAACTTCGAAGTAGTGCTCGGGAATAGCGAGTGGATGTTTTCCTGCGCCGGGGCAGCAGGGCCGGCGCTTGAGGGAGGTGAGGTGCTCTATGGCATGCGGGCAAATCCCGGTGCTATCGAGAAGATCTCGATCGATCCGGCTACGCTTGAACCCACGTATGCCACGATAAACCGGATCAAGCCCAAAGGGATTACCGGCTCCGGCCTGATTGATATTATCGCTGAACTGCTCTCTGTTGGTGTCATTGACCGGACAGGACGGATCAACACCGGGATAACTAATCCCCGGATCCGTTCCGGTTCCCATTACCCGGAGTACGTGGTTGCCTGGGCGGGCGAGACTGACATCGGAAAAGACATTGTGATCACGGAAAACGACATCAAGAACCTGATCATGAGCAAGGCCTCGATCCATGCTGCCTGCGTTACGCTGATGAAAGAGGCCGGGGTCACACGGCTTGACATTGACACCATTTACTTTGCCGGGGCATTTGGCAACTACATCAACAAGAAAAACGCGACCATTGCTGGCCTGATCCCGGAGATCGATCTCGAGCGGATCAAAAATATCGGGAACGGGGCAGTAGCCGGGGCCAATATGGCGCTTATCAACCGCAGGCAGCGCAAACTCCTGGATGGTATCGCCGGGAAGATCGCGTACATCGAACTCAATGCCGAGCCCTCGTTCATGGACGAGTACACATCAAGCGCCTTCCTCCCGCATACGGATCTCTCGCTCTTCCCCCGGGTGCAGGCACTGCTCGATTCCCTGCGCGAGAAAAAGGAGGCAACCTGA
- a CDS encoding acetyl-CoA decarbonylase/synthase complex subunit delta: MIPDPNFGWTGTVGEVILGATRSEGGTRSRSYRIGGGTTLPFMEKDTAARPPLIAFEICDDPRYWSPIVNEYCGDLIHDPAAWAKTAETAYGADLVRLCLTSTKQRDFSDIATLGKTTESVLTGTALPLIIEGSNEPKIDSEVFQKCGETGQGERLLLGTAEAGRYRSIAAAALAYNHAIIAQSPIDINLAKQLNILLKEIGISRDHIVIDPYTGALGYGFEYTYSAMERIRFSALKGDTDLAMPMICAPSDSLTIKEVREADAGSRDAMAVEWEFTTSLAAAVAGAEIVCVRHPLTVKRLKEAFYGLNTRTGGA; the protein is encoded by the coding sequence ATGATACCTGACCCGAATTTTGGCTGGACCGGTACCGTGGGAGAAGTCATCCTTGGCGCAACCCGATCCGAGGGAGGAACGCGCTCACGCTCCTACCGGATTGGTGGTGGCACGACACTCCCCTTTATGGAAAAAGATACTGCCGCTCGCCCGCCCCTTATTGCATTTGAGATCTGCGATGATCCCCGGTACTGGTCACCGATCGTAAATGAGTACTGCGGCGATCTTATCCATGATCCGGCTGCATGGGCAAAGACTGCGGAAACCGCATACGGTGCAGACCTTGTACGGCTCTGCCTGACCAGTACAAAGCAGCGGGACTTTTCCGACATTGCCACGCTCGGGAAAACGACAGAATCTGTTCTTACCGGCACCGCCCTGCCGCTTATCATAGAGGGAAGCAACGAGCCGAAGATCGACAGCGAAGTTTTCCAGAAATGCGGTGAGACCGGGCAGGGAGAGCGCCTTCTCCTTGGTACAGCCGAGGCCGGACGGTACCGGAGCATTGCAGCGGCGGCCCTGGCCTACAACCATGCAATCATAGCCCAGTCCCCGATCGATATCAATCTCGCAAAACAGCTCAACATTCTCTTAAAGGAGATCGGCATCTCACGGGATCATATCGTAATTGATCCGTACACCGGGGCACTGGGGTATGGCTTTGAGTACACGTACTCTGCGATGGAGCGGATCCGGTTTTCTGCACTCAAAGGGGATACGGATCTTGCCATGCCGATGATCTGCGCACCCTCTGATTCACTCACAATAAAAGAGGTGCGGGAGGCCGATGCCGGTTCACGGGATGCCATGGCCGTGGAATGGGAATTTACCACAAGTCTTGCGGCAGCAGTTGCCGGGGCAGAGATTGTCTGCGTCCGGCACCCCCTGACCGTAAAACGCCTCAAGGAGGCATTTTACGGCCTGAATACGCGAACCGGAGGCGCCTAG
- the acsB gene encoding acetyl-CoA decarbonylase/synthase complex subunit alpha/beta, giving the protein MTDVILAKKTGNGHLKEKLAHISSEFSYDETAYHLPISYALTGIPVHDRKSATDVYAKTGENPLVASESLLAAETAGTGKEPVPYTGFISDTVIRKLGYSLVDGSILGLALIVGRPPGAGTAAAICRELQEKYMLTFLAGDVISSLSSAGVKLGLDYRLIPLGSRPVHSVHFVDIIARVAMMFGGVSPGDTGRLLSYAAERAKAIVIVFPGLSDEEIAFVDAMRVLGFPLLTLEGYEGGDWTPATPDDVVRTGMELKGIRVTVTAIPIPMGCSPAFEGKSIRKEEMQVEFGGGRSPAFELLRMKNPGEIEDGKVTVVGPEIDTMKEGGAYPLGIVIEVTGKGMKKDYEPVLERRIHNFVNYGEGSWHVAQRDLVWVRISKEAFAKGVKIEHLGKLLASKFRMDFPQLLDAVSVTLITDPEKVLAGKNEAEKIYEERDARIKGMRDNDVDTYYSCTLCQTFAPNHVCVITPERPALCGAISWLDGKIAYEMSPSGANQPVEKGAPVNVQNGEFEGVNRFVKKASHGEIERCSLYSVMEFPMTCCGCFEAIALMLPEVNGIMVVNREYKGMTPSGMTFSTLAGTIGGGAQTPGFAGISKNYILSDRFLQGEGGIERLVWMPSQLKEELKPRLVPLLAAKGHPDLFDKIADEVSAPTIEDLMAFLERVGHPALAMKPLM; this is encoded by the coding sequence ATGACCGACGTCATCCTGGCCAAAAAAACCGGAAACGGGCACCTCAAAGAGAAACTCGCCCACATTTCGAGCGAATTTTCCTATGACGAAACGGCGTACCACCTTCCGATATCGTATGCCCTGACAGGCATTCCTGTGCATGACCGGAAATCTGCGACTGATGTTTATGCAAAGACCGGGGAAAACCCCCTGGTGGCATCAGAATCTTTGCTTGCCGCGGAAACTGCCGGGACAGGGAAGGAGCCTGTTCCCTATACCGGTTTTATCAGTGACACCGTTATCCGGAAACTCGGGTACTCCCTGGTGGACGGAAGTATCCTGGGTCTTGCCCTGATCGTTGGCAGACCCCCGGGTGCCGGTACCGCAGCGGCAATCTGCCGTGAGCTCCAGGAAAAATATATGCTCACCTTCCTTGCCGGCGACGTGATCTCCTCCCTTTCCTCAGCCGGCGTGAAACTGGGCCTTGATTACCGGCTTATCCCTCTTGGTTCCCGACCGGTTCACAGCGTACATTTTGTTGATATCATTGCCCGGGTTGCGATGATGTTTGGCGGGGTTTCACCGGGTGATACCGGGCGGCTCCTGTCATACGCTGCAGAGCGGGCAAAAGCTATTGTCATTGTCTTTCCCGGCCTCTCTGACGAAGAGATAGCCTTTGTCGATGCCATGCGGGTGCTGGGATTTCCCCTCCTTACCCTGGAGGGATACGAGGGCGGGGACTGGACTCCTGCCACTCCCGATGATGTTGTTCGCACCGGCATGGAACTCAAAGGGATCCGGGTCACGGTCACTGCCATCCCCATTCCGATGGGGTGCTCTCCTGCATTCGAAGGAAAGAGCATACGAAAAGAAGAGATGCAGGTGGAGTTTGGCGGCGGACGCTCCCCGGCCTTTGAACTGCTGCGGATGAAAAATCCCGGTGAGATTGAAGACGGGAAAGTGACAGTTGTCGGGCCTGAAATAGATACTATGAAAGAGGGAGGGGCATATCCCCTGGGTATTGTTATTGAAGTGACCGGCAAAGGAATGAAGAAAGACTATGAGCCGGTGCTCGAACGGCGGATCCACAATTTCGTCAATTATGGCGAAGGGTCATGGCATGTTGCACAGCGGGACCTTGTCTGGGTGCGCATCTCAAAGGAAGCTTTTGCAAAAGGCGTAAAGATCGAGCATCTGGGAAAACTTCTTGCAAGCAAATTCCGGATGGATTTCCCCCAGCTCCTTGATGCCGTCTCTGTTACGCTTATTACCGACCCGGAAAAAGTGCTTGCAGGAAAAAACGAGGCAGAGAAGATCTACGAAGAGCGTGATGCCCGCATTAAGGGAATGCGGGACAATGATGTCGACACCTATTATTCCTGCACGCTCTGCCAGACCTTTGCCCCTAACCATGTCTGCGTAATTACGCCCGAACGGCCTGCCCTCTGCGGGGCGATCAGCTGGCTTGACGGGAAGATCGCGTATGAGATGTCCCCCTCGGGCGCAAACCAGCCGGTGGAAAAAGGCGCACCCGTCAATGTCCAGAACGGCGAATTCGAGGGAGTTAACCGGTTTGTCAAGAAAGCCAGTCACGGCGAGATAGAACGATGCTCCCTGTACAGCGTGATGGAATTTCCCATGACCTGCTGCGGATGTTTTGAGGCCATCGCACTCATGCTTCCCGAAGTAAACGGCATCATGGTGGTCAACCGGGAATACAAGGGCATGACACCTTCCGGAATGACTTTTTCAACTCTTGCCGGGACCATCGGTGGCGGTGCCCAGACTCCGGGCTTTGCCGGGATATCCAAGAACTATATCCTCTCTGACCGGTTCCTCCAGGGAGAGGGCGGGATCGAGCGGCTGGTCTGGATGCCCTCCCAGCTCAAAGAGGAGCTCAAACCCCGGCTTGTCCCCCTGCTTGCGGCAAAAGGGCACCCTGACCTGTTTGATAAGATCGCCGACGAAGTATCCGCCCCGACAATTGAGGATCTGATGGCATTTCTCGAACGTGTCGGCCACCCGGCGCTTGCCATGAAACCCCTGATGTGA
- the acsC gene encoding acetyl-CoA decarbonylase/synthase complex subunit gamma — translation MPLKALDIYKLLPRKNCKECGDPTCLTFAMKLAAGKADIELCPYLDENAKSVLGATTRPPIRRVKLGVGERSFAVGEEFVLYRHDKTFYHPPGIMFVVSDTQSEEEITAITARVRDETLTRVGADLKFNGTAIVNTSGTIEAYAKAVAAVEKTAGLPEVLVSENPAALAAALVLCGSYHPTICAATPENYKQICALAKQYACRLVVRASTLEALVQLAKDCVAEGVPDILLDPGAKTLGDFLYRSTAVRQLAITRAVPDLGYPVYLDATTFEDEDAAIALGIVKYASVIVAKPLSPASAKAALTLRQNIYTDPQKPIQMNPGIYRVGTPGKDAPVLMTVNFSLTYFTLQGYLESTRIPCFMLIVDTEGLSVLTSVAAGKLNESLVRDAIKKFGVEGEVNHRKLIIPGYAAPLSGRIEEATGWKVLVGPRDAAEIGEYLVQEWKP, via the coding sequence ATGCCGCTTAAGGCCCTTGATATCTACAAACTCCTGCCCAGGAAAAACTGCAAGGAGTGCGGGGATCCCACCTGCCTGACCTTTGCCATGAAGCTTGCGGCCGGCAAAGCCGATATTGAACTCTGCCCGTACCTTGACGAGAATGCAAAGTCGGTCCTTGGTGCCACGACCCGGCCGCCGATACGGCGGGTCAAGCTCGGGGTTGGGGAGCGGTCCTTTGCAGTCGGTGAGGAGTTTGTCCTCTACCGCCATGACAAGACCTTCTACCATCCGCCGGGCATCATGTTTGTAGTGTCCGATACCCAGAGCGAAGAGGAAATAACTGCCATAACCGCACGGGTCCGGGATGAAACCCTGACCCGGGTGGGAGCCGACCTGAAATTTAATGGTACTGCCATTGTCAATACAAGCGGTACGATCGAGGCGTATGCAAAAGCAGTGGCTGCCGTGGAAAAAACGGCCGGGCTTCCTGAGGTCCTTGTCTCAGAGAACCCGGCAGCCCTTGCTGCGGCGCTTGTCCTGTGCGGGAGTTACCATCCCACAATCTGCGCAGCAACGCCGGAAAACTATAAGCAGATCTGTGCGCTTGCAAAACAGTATGCCTGCCGGCTCGTTGTCCGGGCATCCACCCTTGAAGCACTTGTCCAGCTCGCGAAAGACTGCGTTGCAGAAGGTGTGCCGGATATCCTTCTCGATCCCGGTGCAAAAACCCTTGGGGATTTCCTGTACCGCTCCACTGCAGTGCGGCAGCTGGCCATTACCCGGGCGGTACCGGATCTCGGGTACCCTGTGTACCTCGATGCGACGACATTTGAGGATGAGGATGCTGCGATTGCCCTTGGTATTGTCAAGTACGCTTCGGTCATTGTGGCAAAACCCCTCTCCCCGGCATCGGCAAAGGCAGCGCTCACCCTGCGCCAGAATATTTACACGGATCCCCAGAAGCCCATCCAGATGAACCCTGGCATTTACCGGGTCGGGACCCCGGGAAAGGATGCCCCGGTGCTCATGACGGTCAACTTCTCGCTGACCTATTTCACCCTCCAGGGTTACCTCGAATCCACCCGGATCCCCTGCTTTATGCTGATCGTGGATACCGAAGGGCTTTCGGTACTCACTTCTGTTGCCGCAGGAAAGCTTAACGAGTCGCTGGTCCGGGACGCGATAAAAAAATTCGGTGTAGAGGGAGAGGTAAACCACCGGAAACTGATCATCCCGGGCTATGCCGCTCCCCTTTCCGGCAGGATAGAAGAGGCAACCGGCTGGAAAGTCCTTGTGGGGCCCCGGGACGCTGCGGAGATAGGCGAATATCTCGTGCAGGAATGGAAACCCTAA